One part of the Candidatus Micrarchaeota archaeon genome encodes these proteins:
- the priS gene encoding DNA primase catalytic subunit PriS, translating to MRPDLFVKKKFSEYYQRERSIDVPNIHQREFGVGSWEKKIEMRHMSFNSLYQLKDYLINDTPFYISYSAAYYRYPDARPMEKKEWLGADLIFDLDADREECGRFTSKECLEEVKERTIKLIEDFLIADFGFSKDEIKVNFSGSKGYHVHITDEVVRSLSAKERKQIVDYITGKGLSYDALFSEGKKVEGPKPSDGGYRGRFARQVIEQLRNDRKFRTWLHRRLSNPLDLDWFIKGIEEGNWSRLKIARQREKFEKVIQTLGIRLSDQIDTQVTMDTARLIRLPNSLHGGSSLLAKRISVNDLDRFDPMNDAVVFGSRTVRVKIVEDVPELVMKNETFGPFKQGRTVELPEYVALYLLCKKAAE from the coding sequence ATGCGTCCAGACCTATTCGTTAAGAAGAAGTTTTCGGAATACTATCAGAGGGAACGTTCGATAGATGTTCCGAACATACACCAACGCGAGTTCGGTGTAGGTTCATGGGAGAAAAAGATAGAGATGCGTCACATGTCTTTCAACTCTCTGTATCAGCTCAAAGATTATCTGATTAACGATACACCGTTTTACATTTCGTATTCTGCCGCGTATTACAGATATCCGGACGCCAGACCGATGGAGAAGAAGGAATGGTTGGGTGCAGACCTCATCTTCGACCTCGATGCGGACAGGGAGGAATGCGGACGGTTCACCAGCAAAGAATGTTTGGAAGAGGTAAAGGAGAGAACGATCAAACTGATCGAGGATTTTCTCATAGCCGATTTCGGGTTTTCCAAGGATGAGATCAAGGTGAACTTTTCAGGGTCAAAAGGTTACCACGTACACATCACCGACGAAGTAGTCAGAAGTTTGTCAGCAAAGGAACGCAAACAGATCGTCGATTACATAACTGGGAAAGGGTTGAGTTATGACGCGTTGTTCAGTGAGGGCAAGAAGGTAGAGGGACCGAAACCTTCCGACGGCGGATACAGGGGCAGGTTTGCCAGACAGGTTATCGAACAACTCCGCAACGATAGGAAGTTCAGGACATGGTTACACCGCCGGTTATCCAACCCTTTGGACCTGGATTGGTTCATCAAAGGGATAGAAGAAGGCAACTGGTCCAGGTTGAAGATCGCACGACAACGCGAGAAGTTTGAGAAGGTCATACAGACGTTAGGTATAAGGTTGAGTGATCAGATCGATACACAGGTAACCATGGACACGGCGAGACTGATCAGGTTACCCAACTCGTTGCATGGGGGGAGTTCGCTGTTGGCAAAACGTATCTCTGTCAACGATTTAGACCGGTTCGACCCGATGAACGATGCGGTTGTGTTCGGTTCACGGACGGTCCGTGTAAAAATCGTGGAGGACGTGCCGGAACTCGTGATGAAGAACGAGACGTTCGGTCCGTTCAAACAAGGGAGGACGGTAGAACTGCCGGAATATGTTGCACTCTACCTGTTGTGCAAGAAGGCTGCGGAATGA